The following nucleotide sequence is from Myripristis murdjan chromosome 22, fMyrMur1.1, whole genome shotgun sequence.
ctctctttctctatccagTTGCAGGACGGGTGTCGCCTGACGTGCTGGGTGGCAACGCATCAGCCAACAGTAATTTCTTTACACTGTAAGAAATATCAGGGTTAGTATAGGTTACATCAATTAGCTAAGGGTGATGCAGTTATCAATCAAAAATAAGTCCATACTTCTGTTATCAATCCCACTAAAAAGGTTATCGCATTGTGGTGGGATTCTGCACAGCTTTACCTGCAAACCCACCTCAACTTAATTAGTCATCCACTTCTCACACaccatttcaaatgaaaagggTAGAAATGATTAATGTCTTGGGGTGAGAATATGCtcattaatttagtttttttccgggaaagaatacaaaaaatattGCGCATCAGTTATATCCGGCTCCCTTGATCCTCCACAGCAGAGGCAGCTGAGTTTGGAGGTATGAGGACGCCAGCACACAGTTTTAGGGGTGACAGGGGTCTAGTATGACGAATTCCTGGAAGTAACAGCCTGTGTTAAGTGATGACTATTTGTTTGGTGAGTACTGAGTAATAGCCTTGGTATTGCATTACTTTTATGAGTAACGAGCCCAGCACTGGCtggcagagagggggagagtcCACATCTTGAAATAATCTGGACCTGGGACCCGGGCTGCTCGGGTTAAAGGAGGCGCGGCGCAATGTGGTAGAGATATTAGAGAAACCCGAGAGCAGCTCATCAGACAGCTCATTTGCTGAAGCACCGAGTTTTTACACAACTGAAGTGTATCTGGACCCGAAGCCGTGCGCTCCGAGTCAACAGAAGAGTCGATTCAGAATCTCGAAACACTTATTGTGTTAATTCtgtaattatattattttatggaCTGTAGATGACTGTTAAATGCCACATAATTAATATTCAAATTAATTCTAATGCTACAACCACTCAGAGAGcgagccagccaatcagaagtgagCAAGTGACAAGCCAATTTCCCCCATAGGTTAATTATTCGGGGATGAGGCCACCCAATCAATTTGGACAATCTAACACCTGATACTCAGTAACTCGTTatgtcattttgatgttttttgttttttgtttgtttgtttttaagaaaaacaaaaacaaggctaATATCAATAGGTGgatgaatcaaatcaaacaaacaaaaaaagcaaaggtATGCTGGTATCGGCTGgtataatcacaataataattaatataaaGAAGTTTGCTGTTTCATAAACATTATCTCCCATATGCTGATGATTTTAGGCTACATTATGACATGGAGCTGTGCACAGTTGATCTCATTCGGTTCGTCGCCACAAAGACGGTAGACTTGCTTGACGCAGCGTCACTCTCTCATATAGTAAAAATCCTTTAGGCTACAGAAGTGTTAAAAACTTTTCTGCAGCAGGATAATGTTTTCTAGGCCTAAGCCTTGTTCCTTAACACACGGCGTGGGAATCGAGTTGCAATTTCTGGTGTAGATAAAGAAATGTGATCTATGGCTcaaaccaacaactccaccaccAAGAACCAGTGTCACGCAGAACTCATTTACTAATGGATCGGTTTTGTGTTTCACCCCACACAAAACACTGGAGACAGTGCGGTGCCCATCCAGGCCCTGAAATATAAATGCACGCGAGAGCCACTTCAAATTAAAGCAGGCTCTCCAAAAACTCCTGATGATATGGAAAATAATCTGGAATcagcaacaaaacaatgaacTGTCATTATAACCTAACGTGATGCCTATGCTTATTGACATCGGTCCATAAATGTTAGACATTTTCTGGTTTTTATTGGCCTGTTTAGAGGTCTTCAATCTGTGGAAACTAAAattgatttgattaaaaacaaatgaatcagACAATGATTTGTAATTGTTGAGGACTGTCTCATGAACCActaaaaatatgagaaatgaaAGAGCATATAGACCATGTGAAATTTCattgagcctctctctctctctctctctctctctctctctctctctctctctctctctctctctcagtcacacacacgcacgtacgcacgtacgcacgcacgcacgcacacacacacacacacacacacacacacacacacacacacacacacacacacgcacacacacacacacacacacacacacacacacacacaaacttaagGGGCTGAATTTCTACTGGTGGCCTATAGCCCATAACATTTTGGGCAGGTATAGTTTACTCATATAAAGACCTATACGTAATTGTACAACGTGAATGGCACGCGCAGGCCTTAAGCTATCATAGGAAGTTATTAAATTATATCACCCCATAAAATAAACTACTTCGTAATTAATAGACTATGAAAGACGGGACACATCTAACCTGCAATCTGCATGTAATTAACGTGGTGGGCGTCAATCACGATGAGTCATGTAGAGGTAAATGACAAGGTGGGTAAACCTGCTGTAGACCTCcaaaaatcaattatattttttaGAGAAACATTAGGCTAATGTATTCGTTTTCCCTTAAAAGACCTCATCCACTATAACCAATTTATTACTGCTTACTGCAATACATATAAAAATCTATTTGTAAAGATTTATGTCTGCCTGAAAAAGTGGGTAAACTTTCTTCCGCAAATGACAAAGTGGGTAAAGTGAGTTTTTGTGGGTTTTGCCTCCGCTGGAAATGTCAACTGAAAATGTATTGACCTGCAAAGCTGTTTTGCCCCACACGAGAACTGGAGTGTCAGTCCTATAACTTTCAATATATGGGGTGTatattcaaaacatgttttaaaaaaaaaaactttaaagaGGTCTGTAATAATTGATTAGCATTTAGGTGCTGCTCTGCTCCCCcagctgaaggaggagagggactgtgggggtgggaggtgggagCGCTCCTATTTCAGCCCCTGACGCACTGCCTCTAGGGAGGAAACGGAGCTGCAAACTCAGTCCTGCTCTGCTGTACAGGGTGCAGGGCAGAGGGAGAGCCAATCACCGAAACGCACAGGCTCCCTTTAAGCCTGACATATCTCCAACAGGAACAAATTGTCCCAACAATCAACATCCCAATCTGCTGTGCGCATCAGGGGCTGGACCGGAGTGGATAGGCCTAAATTGCGCGGACGGACTGCGCCGGATTGCGCCGCAACAACAACCCAACTACAGACTAACACCAACGCTATCGTTTTGGATAGGAGCGTTTGGGCGGAGGAGTGAGATCGGACATCATGTCTATATTACCGTCCTTCGGGTTTACCCAGGAGCAAGTGGCATGTGTTTGCGAGGTGCTGCAGCAGGGAGGGAACCTGGAGAGGCTCGGCCGCTTCCTGTGGTCTCTACCCGCTTGCGACCACCTCCACAAGAACGAGAGCGTCCTCAAAGCCAAGGCAGTGGTGGCCTTTCATCGGGGGAACTTCAGAGAGCTCTACAAGATCCTGGAGAGTCACCAGTTTTCTCCTCACAACCACCccaagctgcagcagctctggctGAAGGCGCATTACGTGGAGGCGGAGAAACTGCGCGGCCGGCCGCTCGGAGCTGTAGGGAAGTACAGGGTGCGGAGGAAATTCCCTTTGCCCCGCACGATATGGGACGGCGAGGAGACCAGCTACTGCTTTAAGGAGAAGTCCAGGGGTGTCCTGAGAGAGTGGTACACGCATAACCCCTATCCGTCCCCACGGGAAAAGAGAGAGCTGGCCGAAGCCACAGGACTGACCACCACGCAGGTCAGCAACTGGTTCAAAAACAGacggcagagagacagagccgCAGAAGCTAAAGAAAGGTATGTTGGAGAATCCCGGACTATTATTACTTACAGGCCTAATTCCCATCAGTGAGGTTTATTTACAagccattttgtttacatttaccCAGAGCGACTGCAGgtttaattcaatttattttcaaaagcataAGCAGAGCAAGGGTCAGAGTCACGCTGCACAGACAATATTTATGTGACCAGAGAATGATCCTGTGAGAAATGTGCTGCTAAGAATAACCTTAAAACAAGAACCAGGACATGAGTGGAAATATTTTTGGATTCAAAATAGAaaactgtaattattattattgttgtttatttatttattttattttatttatttctaagcTGTATTTCTATCACCAAAACAGGCCTCTCTCCTGGTTACAGTGACTGTACCGTGGTTACACAGTAGCATATTGTTGACAGTTGATGAACTCTCTTCAGAAACTAATCCACTCGCCTTCTGAACCTTAATTATAACTTAAACCCTGCAAGAAAACCAAAATGGAGCTTCAGAGAATGTAAATAGAGctgtaatttaaatattttttgcgGAAGGACCAGCTCAAAAAAGTGACTTAATGTGGTCCCATTTTTGGACAACCCAGAGCTGCTGAGATGATAGGTGATGAAGGTTAATTTGAGcaaaattagattaaaaaaaaaaaaaagaaaacaacacagacaataaATGTACTCATTTTTACAGATTCTCATACGAATCggcaaaaaagaaacataaacgAATTACAGTGAATTAGTGCAGAGAAGACGAGGAGCTAAACCTctcagatttgtttttgctttaggCCTGTTGTTATTCTAGCTGTTATTCTAAAGTAAATATGGCTGtcttttatactgtttataggcCTTGTTCATCTCCAAATGTTTCATGTAGCTCTAATTTACTGATTTATGGAATAGGAAGGTATACTTTACAAAGTAGGTGCTGTGCCTAAATTTTCCCTATTGTAATTTCTAGAGAGaacagtgaaaacaacaacGCAGGCAGCAACAAACAGAACCAGCTGTCCCCGTTGGACGGAGGAAAGTCTCTCATGTCCAGCTCGGAGGACGAGTTTTCTCCGCCTCAGAGCCCCGACCAGAACTCAGTGCTTTTGCTCCAGGGCAACATGAGCCACCCCGGGGCCTCCTCTTACCCCATGTCCGGCCTGGGTGCCCCACAGTCTGTGCACGGCATGCACGGACACCCGCACCAACTCCAGGACTCCTTGTTGGGACCTCTAACCTCCAGTCTTGTGGATCTAGGCTCTTAAGAGGCTGCTTGattactttattttgaaaaacaagaaaagaaaaaagactgaTAAGTGTATCAGATTGAGTACATGTATGAAATAACACTATAGTACCTTATAATATAGACTGACTTATCTGTCGTTAAATTTGGTTAGAACAAAATTCCTTTATGCGCTTAACCTGTCCTGTAGCCCCTGACAGGAGGTTTTCTGATCTCCTGcccatgaaaaaacacaatcagCCCCTTTTTCTGGAACTCTTAACTCAACGAAACACTTAACCGGACTGCccatttgctttatttatgaTATTTTGTTAAGATAACAAAAGAATTATAGCAACGTCCTGCTATGGAAACTAAGAGGCAACGTTTTCATTAGTCATGGTAATTAGTttccaataaaacaaaaggaatACACTGGTCTTATGTGTGTTATTTGTACATCCGCTTACAGGGagcaaaaaataatctgttAATGTGTTAGAGTAGGTCCTGCCCGTCAAACCTGTGCCTACAAAATGAAATGGGAGGTGAATAATCagtgtctttatttattatttttgttttgtatcaaTGAACTGTGAATTCAACTCGAGAGAGAGttgtaactgtaatttaatttgcgTGGTGCAtaattttaacatatttttatctttgcctgaatgtgtgcatgcaaaacaTAATATAATCATAATATGGTCACGAGCTACAAACATGGCTATCCAGCTATTAAATAAGGATGTGACCAATTTTATAGGGTGTGGGGAATTATAGTGACGTCCTTAATGAAGGGTGGACTACACCATTGTGAGCGACCCttgttttttaagaaaataataacctgataataataacaatagcaaGTAGCATTCACTACATAGTGTCGTAAAGTAAATTTAGACTATAGACAAATGTGGGTCAAGAAACAGCAGCTATCTCGGGGCTAGTGTGATATGAAGACATGAGCcgtcactgctgctgttgatAGCTTGTCTGCTTGACTGTTGCTGTGTTGCATAAATAATGCCAGACATATGGAGAGGCttaccttcttttttcttttctttttttcatttgtaccCTGAGTGCTGCGGATCATTGGGTTTTTGTTGCCGTGTTTTCTTAGCTCTCTCCAAGAGTTTGTTCTGTCGGTTCTGGGCCATGGGAAAGCGCCACCCAAACTTTACCATCTCTGGAGTTTATCACAAAAATGGCAAACGTCTCACtgctaatggaaaaaaaaaaaacgtttattGCCTTTAGCCAAATCAGCAgatcaaaacaagcaaaacaaaaaatacatgcaataaaatgcaattaaaaatacatgaataaataaataaatgaataaataaaaatatgacacCCTTAAAATACAATGAGATAAACACCATGCTTATGGACATTTCGTCATCAttatcaacaacaataattaattatttatttaattatttaatgaaATAACTAAACAAATAGGCTAATAATAATATGCCCACTACtacaccaataataataataataataataataataataataatagtcccaagcaaatgtacattttctgttttcagtggattcagtttcagtttcaaagtGGCCTATAACCGGATTCTGTGCCAAAGTGAAAGACAGTGCGGACGTATTTGGGGAATCCAGTGTGGCCTCATGAGGAATCTGGTGAGGACAACTCTCATGTCCCCCACCCCCTATACTGCTTCGGCTCATGTCAGGGTAAATTGTTTTGAGCAGAGAGCACCGAGGATTTCCTGAGCATAATCTGAAACAGTCGCTGCTAGCATTACTGCCTGATTGCGAAGATtgcagggctgcagggctgcagggaCGAGCCCGGCTGCAGAGGAGGAACCTCGGGCTAGACCCTCCTCACTCTCTCAGGTCCACCAAACATACATCCATACACACCCATCACCTATAGCTCTCCTTATTGGCAGATATGCGTCTAAATGAGATCTTCTATcagctaaaataaaaaaggcaacagACTTTTTGTCATAGCTGCCTCACTGATACCTGCTCTTAAAACATGAATCTAATAATTGAAGGTATTCCCAGAATTTCAATTTCAAGCAGGAGATGTAaagagttttattccaaaatgagataacCACCAGCTCAAAAATGTGGCATACAGAACATGACTGctggtatgaaaaaaaaaacacattgtaaaTGGTAAGGTAAATTATTAGTTAACCCTAAGACCTTTGCTTACAAAATAGTCCCACTGTGGATTGTATGAGCAGTTGTATTTTTGAAATATCGGACAATAAGCACCGAGCAACATTGTTTTGTCAAAATGGATATATAAAACTTTGGATTGCAACCTTTTATGTAAGCCAGGTCTGTTTGAGTCATTGAAGAGACAAAAttatcactttgtttttgtgggGAATGGAaggggagtgtgtgtttcaATAAATATGCCAGAATAGACCTGTAATGTTAGAGGGCACGTGCCCAACACACTTGGCACAGAGTGAGGATGAATATTCACAAATTAGCAAACAGGTGATCACAAAGCCACCAAAGTGACTGTTCATACCTGTTAATCTAATGacaacagcacagacacagcagggaTTAAACAGGCTCTGTGCCACATGACAGCGGGAGGCCATCAGAGTCACCTTCAGGATGTGCAAAAGACTAGAATCAATCCAGCACGGAAACTCTGACAGCACTTTTTAATCACGCTCCAATCCCACACTTCCGAATCCGGAGGGACAAACTCAACATTCATAAATCTCTCGGCCGTATCAGGGCCCGGCGTGTTTTCCTCTCATCGGCTGTACATCAAGTGCAGTTGGTATAGGCGTGCAGGCCTCAGCCTACAGACTCCAGGACAAAAGCTTGGATGTAGCGCCAGCCTCGCTGTGAGCACACTGGTGCCAGTAACAACAGCTGCTGATGGCAAACAGAGTCAGAGTCATCAAAAGGGCATTTCATTTGTCATACACATAAGTGGCGGTGGCTCTAAATCAACAGCAGGAAAGGCCTTGACgtgtgcaaataaacacacagagtaGCCCGCATGAGACCGCGCCATCATCCCTGAACTGggattgtgttttctttggcaCCAGAACCAGTGTCCATCTCCTCTAAGGACAAAAACCAAAGGTAAGGATCCTGCTGTTGGATTGCCTTTCTATGGTCTGGTGCCTGCAGGTAGCTTTACCCCACATGGGAGCCTCGTGTGAGACAATCCCAGGTATCCATAACCACAGGCTGTATgaggggtgtgggtgtgtgtggtggtggagggtggagggggggcaggAGGGTGATGAGGGACAAAAGGATCTTTTCAGGTCTGCCTCAGAGGGGCGGGAGTGGTGTAGAGGGGGGTAGAGAGATTTTCTTACCAATGATGCATGGATCTGACAATGTTCCAGCCTGGCCATACCCTGAGGCAgatgcaggctgtgtgtgtaagtgtgtgtgcgtgtgtgtgtgtgtgtgtgtgtgtgtgtgtgtgtgtgtgtgtgtgtgtgtgtgtgtgtgtgtgtgtgtgcacacatatgaGACTTGCTCAAGTGTGCATCGATATGGGGAAAGACATTCTTTCAACTAGGTAAAACTTACAAAACAGCTTTCTTGCTTTGTGCGCTGACATAGACACATAGACAATTGTAGACATCACAACCCTTATGAGAAACCATTAGATGATTCATGCTTGAAAAATAATTagtcatgcagtgtgtgtgtgtgtgtgtgtaggtaggtACTGTGGGCCAGAGACAGCTTCCCCTCAGATAAGTACTCCAGTAGGAAGCCTCTGGTTCGACAGGAAGCTCCTAGTGGCAGAGCTGAAAGAtatatttatctctctctccccgtccgCTGAGTGATGCATGACCCCGGGTTCAAAGACAAGGAGGAGTAGACACTGCAGATGATCCCTAACTATTAGCGTGTTAAATAGCATGTTGTGTGTCAAATGAAGGACAACATCCTATACATTACCTGATGAAAGGGAGAATTTTCTAATATCTTACAAGAGGAGCAGACAAAGGACAAGATGCGACGTGATGTCTGTGAAAAACTGGGCTGGTATAAAAGAAATGTGCCCGGAaggcatgtgctcgtgtatcaAACCCTTCCGGAGACAAAGCCAGGCTCTGGTTGCCGTGAATCAGATATCTACATGttaggagtgagagaggagatggcCAGATTTTTCCTCATGTAATTGATCAGGAGGGTGACTTCAAGTTTGAGATGTTCTGGAATACTTTTGTTGGGACCGAAGAGACTTTCTTAATGTTAGTTTTGGCCCCTCTCTGCCAAATGAAAATGGATCCACTCACAATCCAAAGTAAATTCACTATAAATATTTCCTCCTGTACAGCGGTATGGCATATATGGGAGTTTCATgaagaagaaacaaagagaaaatgcagCAGATAGGAAGAAACTGATGATAGTCTACCATTGCACTGTAATATAGAGTTTTGGTCTCTTACTACACCATGTGGATAGGTCAGTAAACTGCCTATGATGCCGCCTTTAAGGGTGACCATAACTAAGGCCAAAATGTCAGGGTTTTGTCTCATGCTCTAGGt
It contains:
- the LOC115354555 gene encoding homeobox protein six1b — encoded protein: MSILPSFGFTQEQVACVCEVLQQGGNLERLGRFLWSLPACDHLHKNESVLKAKAVVAFHRGNFRELYKILESHQFSPHNHPKLQQLWLKAHYVEAEKLRGRPLGAVGKYRVRRKFPLPRTIWDGEETSYCFKEKSRGVLREWYTHNPYPSPREKRELAEATGLTTTQVSNWFKNRRQRDRAAEAKERENSENNNAGSNKQNQLSPLDGGKSLMSSSEDEFSPPQSPDQNSVLLLQGNMSHPGASSYPMSGLGAPQSVHGMHGHPHQLQDSLLGPLTSSLVDLGS